A DNA window from Actinomadura coerulea contains the following coding sequences:
- a CDS encoding tyrosine-type recombinase/integrase, with amino-acid sequence MSEKPSRKPRTRGNRDGRPYQRASDGKWVATVYLPNGKRKPVYGDTRKEADDKRKQAQREIDDNQPVTAGRTDTVEHYLTRVWLPVTLPQRVEAGKLAASTLDSYRDTCEKHVIPHLGRVRLVDLSTTHIRAWLLELARKPSGRSRKKLRPGETKLPPPETLSTRTVAYAHAVLRKALNDAVDDESVKRNVCLLVDAPTVERKPPRELSKDEVRALLGAAAEHRLWAYWLLLLALGLRRGEGLGLRWEDVDLDAGTVRLVESVQRMRGEVDEETGRRKGRLVRKGLKTQASKATLKLPAFAVAALREHRTGQEDEQDAARLWVDEGLVFTTTIGTALEPRNVNRMWEDICAAAGVERCRIHDLRHACGSFLFADGVDLKVIQGVLRHTRLSTTAEIYVHLLEEVKDAAAEAMDGMLVDLAGERRKRRRSAS; translated from the coding sequence ATGAGCGAGAAGCCGAGCAGGAAGCCCCGCACGCGAGGGAACCGCGACGGGCGCCCCTACCAGCGCGCGAGCGACGGGAAGTGGGTAGCGACCGTCTACCTCCCCAACGGCAAGCGCAAGCCGGTCTATGGCGACACCAGGAAGGAAGCGGACGACAAGCGCAAGCAGGCGCAACGGGAGATCGACGACAACCAGCCGGTCACGGCCGGGCGGACGGACACCGTCGAGCACTACCTCACGCGGGTGTGGCTGCCGGTGACGCTGCCCCAGCGAGTGGAGGCCGGGAAGCTCGCAGCGTCCACGCTCGACTCCTACCGGGACACCTGCGAGAAGCACGTCATCCCGCACCTCGGCCGCGTGCGCCTGGTCGACCTCTCGACGACCCATATCCGGGCATGGCTGCTAGAGCTGGCGCGCAAGCCGAGCGGCCGGTCCCGCAAGAAGCTGCGCCCCGGCGAGACCAAGCTTCCGCCGCCGGAGACGCTCTCGACGCGCACCGTCGCCTACGCGCACGCCGTCCTGCGGAAGGCGCTGAACGATGCCGTCGACGACGAGAGCGTGAAGCGGAACGTGTGCCTGCTCGTCGACGCGCCGACCGTCGAGCGCAAGCCGCCCCGTGAGCTGTCCAAGGACGAGGTGCGGGCCCTGCTCGGCGCGGCGGCCGAACACCGGCTGTGGGCGTACTGGCTGCTACTGCTCGCGCTCGGCCTGCGCCGCGGGGAGGGCCTCGGCCTGCGGTGGGAAGACGTCGACCTCGACGCCGGCACCGTACGCCTGGTCGAGTCCGTCCAGCGAATGCGCGGGGAGGTCGACGAGGAGACCGGCCGCCGGAAGGGGCGGCTCGTCAGGAAGGGCCTCAAGACGCAGGCGAGCAAGGCCACGCTGAAACTCCCGGCGTTCGCCGTGGCAGCACTGCGCGAGCACCGCACCGGCCAGGAGGACGAGCAGGACGCCGCGCGCCTGTGGGTCGACGAGGGTCTCGTCTTCACCACGACCATCGGGACGGCGCTCGAACCCCGGAACGTCAACCGCATGTGGGAGGACATCTGTGCAGCCGCCGGCGTCGAGCGCTGCCGGATCCACGACCTGCGCCACGCCTGCGGGTCGTTCCTCTTCGCGGACGGCGTCGACCTCAAGGTGATCCAAGGCGTCCTACGGCACACGCGGCTCTCGACGACGGCAGAGATCTACGTGCACCTGCTGGAGGAGGTGAAGGACGCCGCGGCCGAGGCGATGGACGGGATGCTCGTCGACCTCGCCGGGGAGCGCCGGAAGCGGCGCCGTTCGGCGTCCTAG
- a CDS encoding helix-turn-helix domain-containing protein yields MSTEPLAYRAEEAPSVFPIGRTVLFKLIRTGEIESFKVGRARFIPRQALIDFMQRQIAEQNGGGGRAA; encoded by the coding sequence TTGAGTACGGAACCGCTCGCGTACCGGGCCGAGGAAGCCCCCAGCGTCTTCCCCATCGGCCGTACGGTCCTGTTCAAGCTGATCAGGACCGGCGAGATCGAGTCGTTCAAGGTGGGCAGGGCGCGGTTCATCCCGCGACAGGCGCTCATCGACTTCATGCAGCGCCAGATCGCCGAGCAGAACGGCGGCGGAGGGCGGGCCGCCTGA